A genome region from Marinobacter panjinensis includes the following:
- the prpC gene encoding bifunctional 2-methylcitrate synthase/citrate synthase, with product MAESKKLGGAGLRGQVAGVTALCTVGQSGTGLTYRGYDISDLAENAQFEEVAYLLLRGKLPNQQELNAYKQKLVSLRELPYAVKSVLEHIPKNAHPMDVMRTGCSMLGNLETETDFSQQDDKIDRMLALFPAIITYWYRFAHEGVRIDTASDVDSIGGHFLELLHGKKPNELHERVMNVSLILYAEHEFNASTFSARVCASTLSDIHSCVTGAIGTLRGPLHGGANEAAMALIQKFKTPDEAEKGLLGMLERKEKIMGFGHAVYSESDPRNAIIKKWSEKLANEVGDTVLYPVSVRCEEVMWREKKLFCNADFFHASAYHFMGIPTELFTPIFVMSRVSGWTAHVKEQRENNRIIRPSADYNGPEHSEWVPIEQRD from the coding sequence ATGGCAGAATCGAAAAAACTCGGAGGTGCTGGCCTTCGCGGGCAGGTTGCCGGCGTAACAGCACTGTGTACCGTGGGACAGTCCGGCACCGGACTGACCTATCGCGGCTATGACATCAGCGACCTGGCGGAAAACGCCCAGTTCGAGGAAGTGGCGTACCTGCTGTTGCGGGGAAAACTGCCCAATCAGCAGGAATTGAATGCCTACAAGCAGAAACTGGTGAGCCTGCGCGAACTGCCCTACGCCGTGAAATCCGTGCTCGAACACATTCCCAAAAACGCTCATCCCATGGACGTTATGCGTACCGGCTGCTCCATGCTGGGCAACCTGGAAACCGAAACCGACTTCAGCCAGCAGGACGACAAGATCGACCGCATGCTGGCGCTGTTTCCGGCCATCATTACCTACTGGTACCGCTTTGCCCACGAAGGCGTGCGTATCGACACGGCCAGCGACGTGGACTCCATTGGTGGCCATTTCCTCGAGCTGCTCCACGGCAAGAAGCCCAATGAGCTGCACGAGCGCGTCATGAACGTATCGTTGATTCTTTATGCCGAGCACGAGTTCAACGCCTCGACGTTCAGCGCCCGTGTCTGCGCCTCCACGCTGTCTGATATCCACAGCTGCGTAACCGGTGCCATCGGAACCCTGCGCGGCCCGCTGCATGGCGGCGCCAACGAAGCGGCCATGGCTCTGATTCAGAAGTTCAAGACCCCCGACGAAGCCGAGAAGGGCCTGCTGGGCATGCTCGAGCGCAAGGAGAAGATCATGGGCTTCGGCCACGCTGTTTACAGTGAGTCTGATCCCCGCAACGCCATCATCAAGAAGTGGTCCGAAAAACTCGCCAACGAAGTGGGCGACACCGTGCTGTACCCGGTATCAGTACGCTGCGAGGAAGTGATGTGGCGCGAGAAAAAACTCTTCTGCAACGCCGATTTCTTCCACGCTTCCGCGTATCACTTCATGGGCATTCCCACCGAGTTGTTCACCCCCATCTTCGTGATGTCCCGGGTATCCGGCTGGACCGCCCACGTGAAGGAACAGCGCGAAAACAACCGCATCATCCGCCCCAGCGCCGATTACAACGGCCCCGAGCATTCGGAGTGGGTGCCGATCGAGCAGCGCGATTGA
- the prpB gene encoding methylisocitrate lyase: MSKKPSPGARFRKALKENHPLQIVGTINAYTAMMAEKVGHQAIYLSGGGVANASYGLPDLGITTMNDVVEDVRRITAATDVPLLVDIDTGWGGAFNIGRTIREMERAGAAAVHIEDQVAQKRCGHRPNKEIVSQEEMVDRIKAAVDAREDDDFFIMARTDAFQKEGLEAAIERAKACIEAGADGIFAEAVTELEHYKAFSEALNVPVLANITEFGATPLYNRKELAEAGAGMVLYPLSAFRAMNKAALLVYENILEKGDQKDVVDLMQTRMELYDFLNYHDFEQKLDELFQQKKG, translated from the coding sequence ATGTCTAAAAAACCATCCCCGGGCGCCCGCTTCCGCAAAGCCCTGAAAGAAAACCACCCGTTGCAAATCGTAGGCACCATCAACGCCTACACCGCCATGATGGCGGAAAAGGTCGGCCATCAGGCCATCTATCTGTCGGGCGGCGGCGTAGCCAACGCCTCCTACGGCCTGCCGGACCTGGGCATCACCACCATGAACGACGTGGTTGAAGATGTTCGCCGCATCACCGCAGCCACCGACGTACCGCTGCTGGTCGACATCGACACCGGCTGGGGCGGTGCCTTCAACATCGGCCGCACCATCCGTGAAATGGAACGCGCCGGCGCTGCTGCAGTCCATATTGAAGACCAGGTAGCTCAGAAGCGTTGTGGTCATCGGCCCAACAAGGAAATCGTGTCCCAGGAAGAAATGGTTGACCGCATCAAAGCTGCGGTGGATGCCCGTGAAGACGACGACTTCTTCATCATGGCCCGCACCGACGCCTTCCAGAAAGAAGGCCTCGAAGCCGCCATCGAACGTGCCAAAGCCTGTATCGAGGCGGGCGCCGACGGCATCTTTGCTGAAGCCGTCACCGAACTGGAACACTACAAAGCCTTCTCTGAAGCCCTGAACGTACCGGTACTGGCCAATATCACCGAATTCGGCGCCACGCCACTGTACAACCGCAAGGAGCTTGCAGAAGCCGGCGCCGGTATGGTGCTGTATCCACTAAGCGCCTTCCGCGCCATGAACAAGGCCGCATTGCTGGTGTATGAAAACATCCTTGAGAAGGGCGACCAGAAAGACGTGGTTGACCTGATGCAGACGCGGATGGAGCTGTACGACTTCCTGAACTACCACGACTTCGAGCAGAAGCTGGATGAGTTGTTCCAGCAGAAGAAGGGATAG
- a CDS encoding GntR family transcriptional regulator — MSEAAIQTYTRADEAFDCLQTAIVKGDLVPGEKIGEVELCSRFNLTRGPLREALGRLESRGLLVRRPHAGVKVVSVSADELMELYRIRETMEGLAARQAAERMTDEEIADLHATLDAHEQMIEQAQGQAYYQAEGDYDFHHRIATGSRNTKLAQMLLGDLYYMVRMYRYRLSTSSGRPHMALGEHRRIAEAIAQRDGELAEFLMKRHINAARKNIETKIHNGSLTI, encoded by the coding sequence ATGTCCGAAGCCGCCATCCAAACCTACACCCGCGCCGACGAAGCCTTCGATTGTCTGCAAACGGCTATCGTCAAAGGCGATCTTGTCCCCGGCGAAAAAATCGGCGAAGTGGAACTCTGCTCCCGTTTCAACCTTACCCGTGGCCCGTTGCGGGAGGCCCTTGGCCGGCTCGAATCCCGAGGACTGCTGGTCCGCCGGCCCCATGCCGGGGTAAAGGTGGTGTCCGTGAGTGCAGACGAACTCATGGAGCTGTACCGCATTCGTGAAACCATGGAAGGCCTTGCCGCCCGCCAGGCCGCCGAACGAATGACCGACGAAGAAATTGCAGACCTCCACGCTACCCTCGATGCCCACGAACAGATGATCGAGCAGGCCCAGGGCCAGGCCTACTATCAGGCGGAAGGCGATTACGACTTCCATCACCGCATCGCCACCGGCAGCCGCAACACAAAACTCGCGCAAATGCTGCTGGGTGATCTTTACTATATGGTCCGGATGTACCGTTATCGCCTGAGCACCTCCTCCGGCCGGCCCCACATGGCCCTGGGAGAGCACCGAAGAATCGCAGAAGCCATCGCTCAGCGCGACGGCGAACTGGCGGAGTTCCTGATGAAACGCCACATCAACGCCGCCCGCAAAAACATAGAAACTAAGATCCACAACGGCAGCCTGACAATCTGA
- a CDS encoding AI-2E family transporter yields the protein MEERQTEPEGVPERTLIQRVDIRNTAMVVLSSVAALYFISWAQAVLVPLVGAILISYALDPLVSGLEKFRIPRPLGAALVLTILVVTIAGASIPLKRETMAILDKAPWAIEQFQRAEARSAPEEEGVMEKAQDVAKKIEDTAEEDEKETEQPDVMRVRIVGEKFNVWKYLMEGSSTILVLVSQVFSALLLVFFMLSAGRLYKRKAVRLSGPSFHRMRKTARIMNEFHSQVRRFLFVMLLGGLFVGFFTWLAFFLLGMEQAVFWGVVAGVASVAPYLGPFLVMVGSGVAAFIQFSTVDMALLIAAISLVITSIQGNLLLPMLTSRLSSLNEVAIFLGLLFWGWLWGPVGLIVATPVLMIIKTLCDHVSNLRAVGELLGK from the coding sequence ATGGAAGAGCGGCAAACAGAACCCGAGGGCGTGCCAGAACGTACCCTGATACAGAGGGTGGATATACGAAATACCGCAATGGTTGTGCTCTCTTCCGTCGCGGCCCTGTATTTCATCTCCTGGGCCCAGGCCGTATTGGTCCCCCTGGTGGGGGCCATCCTCATCAGTTACGCCCTGGACCCACTGGTGTCCGGGCTGGAAAAATTTCGGATTCCCCGCCCCCTCGGTGCCGCACTGGTGTTGACTATTCTGGTGGTGACGATTGCTGGCGCGAGTATCCCGCTTAAGCGGGAAACCATGGCCATACTGGACAAGGCGCCCTGGGCAATCGAGCAGTTCCAGCGTGCTGAAGCGCGCTCGGCGCCAGAGGAAGAAGGCGTTATGGAAAAAGCCCAGGATGTGGCAAAAAAAATCGAGGACACTGCCGAGGAGGATGAAAAGGAGACCGAACAGCCGGACGTGATGCGCGTCAGGATTGTGGGCGAGAAGTTCAATGTCTGGAAATACCTGATGGAAGGGTCATCGACGATACTGGTGCTGGTTTCCCAGGTTTTTTCGGCATTGTTACTGGTGTTTTTCATGCTTTCTGCAGGGAGACTCTATAAACGCAAAGCCGTCAGATTGTCGGGGCCGTCGTTCCACAGAATGCGCAAAACGGCGCGGATCATGAACGAATTCCATAGCCAGGTGCGGCGCTTTCTGTTCGTGATGTTGCTGGGCGGCCTGTTTGTGGGCTTTTTTACCTGGCTGGCGTTTTTTTTACTGGGCATGGAGCAGGCTGTTTTCTGGGGCGTGGTCGCGGGAGTGGCAAGCGTCGCACCTTATCTGGGGCCTTTTCTGGTAATGGTCGGATCTGGCGTGGCAGCATTCATTCAGTTTAGTACCGTCGATATGGCCTTACTTATCGCCGCTATCTCGCTCGTGATCACCAGCATCCAGGGCAACCTGCTGCTGCCCATGCTTACCAGCCGTCTCTCCAGCCTGAATGAAGTGGCCATCTTCCTGGGCCTGCTGTTCTGGGGTTGGCTCTGGGGCCCGGTAGGACTCATCGTGGCGACGCCCGTGCTGATGATTATCAAAACCCTGTGTGACCATGTCAGCAATCTGAGAGCGGTGGGGGAGTTGCTGGGCAAATGA